DNA from Nocardioides yefusunii:
CCGTCACAGTCCTGACGAGGGGAGAGTTCATGGGACGGAGCGTACGGAAAGCGCTTGCGCGGTGGGCGTTCGCCGTCGACGAAAGTGCGATCCGATGCGGGGGAGCCCGTGCGGCCCGACGACGGAGACCGGGCAGACGGTGAGGTGGGATTCAGTCGAAACGCGGGGCCTCGACGGCGGTCATGGCCGGGTCGAGTTCGATGCCCCGGGCCAGCATGGCCTCCGCCTCAGCGGTCCGGCCGAGGTGGGTGAGGGCGAAGCCCAGACGCATGTGGGCGGGAGCGAAGTCGGGCTGGGCCGCGATCGCGTCACGGTAGCGATCCGCTGCGGCCTCGATGTCGGACGCCTCGAGCAGGATCGCGGAGTTGTACAACGTCGGTCCGTGCTCCGGATTGATTTCCAAGACGTCGTCGTAGTGAGCGAGAGCCTCGGCGGTGTCGTCGGCCTGCTGGGCCAGGTAGCCGAGGTTGTAGTGGGCCAGGTACTCCTCGGGATCAAGGCGGAGGGCGCGTTCGAAGGACCGCGCGGCAGCGTCGATGTCGGCGGCGATCTGAGAGATTCCCTGCTCGACCAGCGCGCCGGCCGCAGCCACGTCGTCCTCGTCGGGAGAGGAAGTGCACCCCGCGAGGAGTGCGGTGGCGGCCAGGGCGAGGGGCAGCCGGAGGCGGAGGGAGGTGCGGGGAGAGGGGGGAATCACAGCGGCAGTCTAGGGATGAGCAAGGGAGGGCACCTCCTGTCGGGCCGCTCGGGGATCCCTTCTGGGCCGCGGCGACGTGCAGGTGAATCGGGGTGTCGTTCAGGTCACGCGGTCGAGGTGGACGACCTCGTTCATCACGAAACGGCGACGGTTAGGCTGGGGGTGCCTCACGCGTCATGCGCGCGAGTCCGTGGTGCCCCGAGCGGGAGCCACGACCCGACACACTCACGCTTACCCCAGGAGCAGTCAACGATGGCAGCCATCGAAGCAGTCAACGCACGCGAGATCCTCGACTCCCGTGGCAACCCCACGGTCGAGGTCGAGGTGTCCCTCGAGGACGGTTCCTTCGGCCGTGCCGCTGTTCCCTCCGGTGCCTCCACCGGCGCCTTCGAGGCCGTCGAGCTGCGTGACGGCACCGACCGTTACCTCGGCAAGGGCGTCGTCAAGGCCGTCATGGGCGTCATCGAGAAGATCGCCCCCGCGATCGAGGGCCTCGACGCCGACGACCAGCGCCTCGTCGACGAGACCATGCTGAAGCTCGACGGCACCCCCAACAAGGCCAACCTGGGCGCCAACGCGATCCTGGGTGTCTCCCTCGCCGTGGCCCACGCCGCTGCCGAGTCGGCCAACCTGCCGCTGTTCCGCTACGTCGGTGGCCCGAACGCGCACGTCCTGCCCGTCCCGATGATGAACATCCTCAACGGTGGTGCCCACGCTGACACCAACGTCGACATCCAGGAGTTCATGATCGCCCCGATCGGTGCCGCCACCTTCGGTGAGGCGCTGCAGCAGGGTGCCGAGGTCTACCACCACCTCAAGGCAGTCCTGAAGGCCAAGGGCCTCGCGACCGCCGTCGGCGACGAGGGTGGCTTCGCCCCCAACCTCGAGTCCAACCGTGCCGCCCTCGACCTCATCACCGAGGCCGTCGAGGCCGCTGGCCTCAAGGTCGGCGAGGACATCGTCTTCGCTCTCGACGTCGCCGCCACCGAGTTCCACAAGGACGGCTTCTACACCTTCGAGGGTCAGCAGAAGACCGCTGCCGAGATGTCGGCCTACTACACCGAGCTCGTCGCGAACTACCCGATCGTCTCGATCGAGGACCCGCTGGACGAGGACGACTGGGAGGGCTGGAAGACCCTCACCGACTCCATCGGTGACAAGACCCAGCTCGTCGGCGACGACCTGTTCGTCACCAACGTCGAGCGTCTGCAGCGCGGCATCGCCGGTGGCCAGGCCAACGCCATGCTGGTCAAGGTCAACCAGATCGGTTCGCTCACCGAGACCCTCGATGCCGTCGAGCTCGCGCACCGCGCCGGCTACCGCAACATGATGTCGCACCGCTCCGGTGAGACCGAGGACGTCACCATCGCCGACCTCGCCGTCGCCACCAACTGCGGCCAGATCAAGACCGGTGCCCCGGCCCGTTCCGAGCGCGTCGCCAAGTACAACCAGCTCCTGCGCATCGAGGACCACCTCGGTGACGCCGCCAAGTACGCCGGACGCGCCGCGTTCCCGCGTTTCAAGGGCTGATCCAGCGCGCCTCCCGGTGACGGGAGGACGTCATCAGGGATGATGGTCCGTGATGGCACAGCGACGTGATTCCCCCACACCGGGGGGCAGCCGGCGACCCGGCCAGCGAGGGCAGACCTCGCGTGGCCGGGTCGCTGCTGCGCTTTCCGGGGACGAGACCAGCACTTCGGACGAGACGACGGTGATCGGCACGCCGGTTCCCGGGCCGGCGAAGCGCGGCGCCGAGGCTTCACGTCCGGCGTCCGCGCCCCAGGCGGTGCGACGGCCTCTCGCCGGAGCGGGCGGCCGTCCGCCGCGCCGTTCGCGCCTGACGATGCGCTTCTTCGTGTTGACCGTGGTGGTCGTGATCCTCGCGGTCTCGTTCGCGTCCTCGACCCGTGCCTACTTCGACCAGCGCGACACCATCCAGTCGCTCAAGGACGAGATCGCGCGCCGCGAGGCCAGCATCGAGAAGCTGGAACGCGAGAAGCGCCGCTGGCAGGACCCGTCCTACGTGAAGGCCCAGGCCCGCAAGAACCTCGGCTACCTGATGCCCGGCGAGACCGGCTACCAGGTGCTCGACGAGAACGGTGAGCCGCTCGGTGCGGCCGCTGGTCTCTCCGACCCCGACGACGTCGGCACCGCCGAACGGGCCGCCTGGTGGGAGGATGTGTGGGGATCGGTCGAGCTGGCCGGCAACCCGCCCGAGGAGCGGGGCCAGGCCCCGGCGAAGATCGACGGCGTCAAGAAGAACGAACAGCAGGAGAACCAGTGATCGACCCGGCCGACAAGAAGACCATCGAGGCGCAGCTCGGACGCGAGCCCCGTGGCATCGCCGGTGTGGGTCACCGCTGCCCCTGCGGCAACCCCGACGTGGTGGCCACCGAACCGCGCCTGCCCAACGGCACGCCGTTCCCCACCACCTACTACCTGACCTGCCCGACGGCTGCCTCCAAGATCGGCACCCTCGAGGGTGGCGGTGTGATGAAGGAGATGCAGGAGCGTCTCGGCACCGACGAGGAGCTCGCTGCCGCCTACCAGGCTGCGCACGAGTCCTACCTGGCCGACCGCGCCGAGATCGGCAAGGCCGCCGGCCTGGAGGTCCCCGAGATCGAGGGCATCTCCGCCGGTGGCATGCCCAACCGCGTCAAGTGCCTCCACGTCCTGGCCGGTCACGCGCTGGCCAAGGGCCCGGGCGTCAACCCGCTGGGCGACGAGGTCCTGGAGATGCTCGGCGAGTGGTGGAAGGACGGCGCCTGCGTGAACGCGTGCGGCTCCGACGACGCTGCTGCCGGCACCGAGACCACCGAGGGCTGACCCGGTGACGGTGTCGCAACCGGGGACGTCCGACAACGGACGCATCGCCGCGATCGACTGCGGCACCAACACCATCAAACTTCTGATCGGCGCCCTGCCCGACGTGGACGTCCGCACCTCGCGGATGGTCCGGCTCGGGGAGGGTGTCGACACCACCGGTCGTCTCTCCGACGCGGCGCTGGAGCGCGCGTTCGAGGCGATCGACGAGTACGCCGGGCTGCTCCGCGTCTACGGCGTGCCGCCCGAGCGGGTCCGGTTCTGTGCGACGTCCGCGTCGCGTGACGCCTCCAACTCCGACGTCTTCGTCGCCGGGGTGCGCGAACGGATGGGCGTCGAGCCCGAGGTGATCCCGGGCGAGGAGGAGGCCCAGTTGGCCTACTCCGGTGCGGTCCGTGGCCTCGACCTGCCTGCTGACGGCACCGCCCTGGTGATCGACATCGGTGGCGGATCGACCGAGTTCGTCCTCGGCAACGCCGACGGGCCCTTCGCCTGGTACTCCTCCGACATGGGTTCGGTGCGGATGAGCGAGCGTCACCTGCGCTCCGACCCGGCCACGCCTGCTGAGATCGCTGCCTGCGTCGCCGACGTCGACGCGATCCTCGACGAGGTCGAGGCGGCTGGTGTCGACATCTCCTCGGCGACGACGGTGGTCGGCATTGCCGGGACCTTCACGACCATCGCCGCTGGTGTGCTGTCGTTGCCGGCCTACGACCCGACCGCGCTGGAGCACGTGACCCTTCCCGTCGACATCACCCGCGCCGTCTGTGCGCGTCTGGTCGAGATGACCACCGCAGAGCGTCTGGGCCTGGGATTCATGCACCCCGGACGTGCCGACGTGATCGACGCCGGAGCGATCGTCGTGGACCGGGTCCTGGCCCGCGTGACGCCCGCGACGTGGACGGTCTCGGAGGCGGACATCCTCGAGGGAATCGCTTGGTCCGTGGCCCGGCGAAAGAATTTTTGAAGAATCGTTCAACTTTCCCTTCAGTGTGCCGAATTTCGGCCGATCTGTGCGGTGAAGCATCACTGTGCCCGAACGGGGGGCGAGGTCCCCTGGGGTCCTGGACGGTCGGCGGAGACCGGTGTCGGGAGCAGGTGCAGTGATCCCGTCTGCCTGACCGTCCCCCCAGGGTCGGGCCCAGATCACTGAAAGGGCTCGCATGCACACCGAGTCGAACGAAACCCCCACTGCTCTCACCGCGCACCGTCGTAGCGTCATCAAGGCTGCTGCCTGGGGTGTCCCGGCCGTCGTCGTCGCGACCTCTGCTCCGGCCTTCGCGTCCAGCACCACGGGTGACCAGTTGCCGGCTGGCCTGACCACCACGTGGCGTGCGCGTGCCCAGGTCGACGCTGGAAACGGCCCGTTCATGGCCGTTCTCAACCAGGCTGGTGACGACGAAGTCCGCTACCGAGTCACCGGCGCGGACGGCAAGGTCGTCGCTGACGGCACCTACGTCACGACCGCGACCATCACCTTGACCTGGTCCTTCAACTCGGCCGTCACGCCGACGATCCTGGCTGGCAATGGTTGGACCATGTCGGGCAGCGCGGACCCCGCGCTGTCTGGCACGATCACCTTCTCGCAGGCCCTCTACAACGGCGATTCGATGGCGCTGACCTCCCCGCAGGTCACGTTCGTCCCCGTGGGCGCTGCGCCGACCTCCGGTGGTGTCAGCGCCAACACCGGCGGCGTCAACCTCGGTACCGTGGGTTCCACTGCCAATCTCTGAGTTGCGTCGGTGAGGCGAATGGGTGGTCATTGCGTCATGCGGGACAATGTCTCGCATGACCACCGCAGGGACCATCCACGCCATCACCGTCCTGGGCCACGACCGCCCCGGAATCATCGCCTGGACCACTGACCGTCTGGCCGCGCTCGGACTCAACATCGAGGACTCCTCGATGACCCTGCTGCGCGGACACTTCGCGATGACCCTCGTCTGCGCCGGTGAGGTGGACGCCGTCGGCATCAAGGAGGCGCTCGAGCCCCTCGGTGCCGACGGGCGTCTCACCGTCACCGTCCGTGAGGTCCCCGTCGAGAAGACCGCTCCCGTCGCGGCCGCCACCCCGTGGGTCCTGACCGTTCACGGCGGTGATCGTCCCGGCATCGTCTCCACGATCCTGCGCGAGGTCGCCCGGGTCGAGGGCAACGTCACCGACCTCACCACCCGCCTCGCGGGCGAGCTGTACCTGCTCGTCGCCGAGGTCTCCCTGCCGGCCGGCGTCGACGCCGTCGTCCTGGAGAAGACCCTCAAGAGCGCTGCGGCCGAGCTCGGCGTCGGTGCCTCGCTGCGTCCGGCGGAGGCCGACGAGCTGTGAGCGACGAGAACGCAACCCCGTCCGCCGAGCGGATCGAGGGTTTCAACGAACGTGTCTTCGCCTGGAGTGTCGACGAGCTCGGAGTCGAGGGCAAGGTCCTGCCCGTCGTCACCGCTCCTGCCGCTGTGCTCTCGACCGAGGGCGCGACCGTCGACCCGACCTCGCCGGAGATCGTCCAGTTGGCTGCCGACCTGGTCGCCACGATGCGCGTCTCGCCCGGATGTGTCGGCCTCGCTGCGCCGCAGGTCGGCGAGGGTGTGAAGGTCTTCTGTGTCGACGTCTCGACGCACGCCAAGACCCGTACCCACCACGGCACCTACGTGCTGTGCAACGCCGAACTGGTCGAGTCGAGCCGCAACCAGAAGGCCCGCGAGGGCTGCATGAGTGTCCCCGACCTCACCGGCGACGTGAAGCGCGCCAGCCTGGTGACCGTCAAGGGTCAGCTCCCCGGCACCGGTGAGTGGGTCACGCTGCGCTCCGACGCCTTCGAGGCCCGCTGCCTGCAGCACGAGATGGACCACTGCAACGGCTACCTGTTCGTCGACCGGGTCGCCGGTGCGCACGCCATCTACCAGCGCCAGACCTACCTCTGAGCACAGGCGTCCTGTCGGTGACGGCGGGACGCACCGCCCTCGTATCCCAATGGCAGAGGAAGCCGTCTTAAAAACGGCACAGTCTGGGTTCGAGTCCCAGCGGGGGCACCACTCCTGACCCGGTCCGTCCTGCAGGCGAGACCGCCAACGACGTCCCGATCGCCACAGATCGGGACGTCGTTCCGTTGTGCGCACAAAATTGTCAGACAAATGTGAGCAGCGAGTGCAAAAGTGCTTGCGTGCGTGACGTGTGCCACATAGCGTCCCGCTTGAAGGAACATTGTTCCGCCTATCGGGATTCTCGAAGGAGTACCTGCATGCGTTTCGCCTCCCCCCAGCGCCGGGGTGTTCGACTGGCCGCACTGGCGTCCGTCGCTGCCCTCGCCCTGACTGCCTGCGGCGGTACCGAATCCACGGAGAAGAAGTCCGCCGGCACCCCCACTGCCGGGGGGACCATCACCGTCGACCTCACCAGCGAGCCGAGCCACCTCGACCCGCTGAAGTTCAACACCCTGCCCGCCTCGGCGCTCTCCGGCCTCGTCTACAGCACGCTGTACCGCTGGACCGAGGACGGCGAGCTGGTCAACGACATCGCCACCGCAGCCCCCTCGGTCTCCTCCGACGGCCTCACGGTCACCATCCCGATCCGGGACGACGTGACGTTCCACGACGGTTCCCCCCTCACCGCCGAAGACGTCAAGTACACGATCGAGCAGGTCAAGAACCCCGACAACGCCTCCATCTGGAGCGCCGGACTCGGCCCCATCGCCAAGGTCGAGACCCCCGACGACACCACGGTCGTGGTCCACCTCGAGCGTCGCCACGGCGTCCTGCAGGGCATGTTCGCCCACGTCTCGATCATCTCCGCCGACACCCCCTACGTCGCCGGTGACACCTACGCCCAGACGATGAACGGCTCCGGCCCCTACAAGTTCGTCTCCTGGAAGCGCGGCCAGCAGGTCGAACTCGAGCGCAACGAGGACTACTTCCTCGACGACAAGGCCTACGCCGACGAGATCGTCCTCAGGACCGTCAAGGAGGACGCCACCCGCATGGTCAACATCGCGCAGGGCAACTCCGACGTCATGCCGATGGTTCCGTTCAACCAGATCCAGGCCCTCGAGGGCCGCGGCGTCAAGGTCGAGATCACGGAGAGCTCGGCCCACATGCCCACGCTCTTCCCGTCGATGAAGAAGGGCCGTCCCACCGCCGACGCAGACTTCCGCAAGGCGCTGGCCTGGGCGATCGACCGTGGCCAGATCGTCGACACCGTCTTCAAGGGCGTCGCCGAGCCCGCCTCCACGCTGATCGCCACCGGCACCCAGCACTGGAACGAGGAGTTGGGCCACACCTACGGCGAGGACGCCGACCTGGCCCAGGCCAAGAAGCACCTGGCCGCGTCGGGGGTGAAGGCAGGCACCAAGCTCGAGGTGATCGTCCGCAACGAGCCGCTCTCGATCTCCGCAGGCACGATCCTGCAGGCCAACTTCAAGGCCCTCGGCCTCGACGTCTCGCTCTCCCCGCAGGAGCCGGCTGCCTACTTCGGCACGCTGGCGACCGGAGACTTCGACCTGATGCTGCTCCCGATCGACGCCGGTCTCTCCTCGGGCTACACCCCGTTCTACGAGTACTCGGCCTACAAGAGCGGCTCGGGCGGCAACTACACCGGGTTCTCCGACGCCGAGCTCGACGAACTCCTCGAGGCCGCCGTGAGCGACCCGGCCGACCCGGACGCTGCCTGGGCGGCGGTCCAGCAGCGTGAGCTCGAAGTGGTCCCGCTGATCCCGACGGTCACCGCCCGCTACGTCGAGGCCACGAGCGAGCGTCTCCAGGGTCACAGCGCCTCGTCGCTGTTCAGCCTGCGCGACCTCGACTCCTCGTGGGTCGCTGCCGACTGACCCCACGGTCTCCCCATGCCGACGCCGCCGCCCCGTCACCCCGGACGGGGCGGCGACGTCCTCCACCCTGAGCACTGCGTTCCGTCCCCATCACCTGCCCGGAGGCACCCGTGAACACCCTGATCGCCAACCCCGAGCGCACCGCGCTCGAGACCGCCGCCCTCATGCTCGACTCGCTGCGTGACCGCAGCCTCGAGGGCGTGCTGGACTGCTTCGACACCGCCGAGGACGTGTACGTCTTCATCGAGGGCCCCCGCTGGAGCAACAAGGGCGGCCTCAACATCCACAAGGGCTGGCGCGACTACTTCGAGGCGCCGATCGCACTCATCTCCTGGACCTGGACCGAGGGGCCGCAGGTCTTCGAGTCCGGCGACATCGCCACCGTCTGCGGTTCCATCGAGTACCTCTTCGAGGGCAACGGCGAGCCCCGCCCGCTGCCGATGCGCATGACCTGGACCGTCCGCCGCGGCGAGGACCGGGTGTGGCGCATCGTCCACGAGCACGGCTCACAGCCGTTGGCCGATCCCTACGGCACCGGAGACTGGCTGGTGGAGGAGCAGGCCTGAGGAAGGACTGGTCCCGGACGGGTGGTTCCTGACGGCCGGAGCGTGCCCCAGCGCAGGGGACGCACAGAGTTCAGCGAATTCTTGGGATCGCCTGCGTGAAACGTCAGGCAACCACCCGTAGAGTTGGAACGAACGAGCGAGATCAGCCAGACCCCGCCCGAGGGCTCCGAGGAGAGACCAGTGCAGAGCAGCAACCCCGTCTTCACCAAGAACGAGGCTTTCAACCAGCCTCAGCAGACCGGCTACACGCGTCAGGCCGACCCCTACGGCCCCTACGGCGACCCCAGCACCTGGGGCACCGGCGCACCCGTGCAGCAGCCGTCCGCCGGACGCATGACCATCGACTCGGTCGTCCAGAAGACCGGGATCGTGCTCGGCATCATCGTCGCGATGGCTGTCGTCACCTGGTGGTACGTCGGTGCGACCGACGTCCTGGGTCAGCCGACCAGCGAGGCGATCACCCGCATGACGACCGCCGCCATGGTCGGTGGTGTGGCCGCGTTCGCGCTGTCGATGGTCGTCTCCTTCAAGCGTGCCGTCAGCCCGGGCCTGGTGATCGCGTTCGCGGTCGCCGAGGGTGTCGCGCTCGGCGCGATCAGCAAGTCCTTCGACCTGATCTTCCCGGAGTCGGGCATCATCACCAGCGCCGTGATCGGCACGATCGCCGCGTTCGCCGGAACCCTGGCCGCCTACAAGTACTTCGGTATCAAGGTGACCGACAAGTTCCGCCGTGGCGTCATCGCGGCCGGTTTCGGTGTCGTCGCGATGAGCCTGATCTTCTTCGTCCTGAGCCTGTTCGGCATCTCGGTCGGCACCTTCGACTCCGGCCTCGGCCTGCTGATGTCGGTCGCCGGTCTGGTGCTCGGAATCTTCTTCCTGATCCTCGACTTCGACTCGATCGAGCAGGGCATCGCCTACGGCGCTGACGAGAAGATGTCGTGGATGTCGGCCTTCGGCCTCGCGCTGTCGCTGGTGTGGATCTACACCAACCTGCTGCGCATCCTCGCGTACTTCCAGAA
Protein-coding regions in this window:
- a CDS encoding glycine cleavage system protein R, producing the protein MTTAGTIHAITVLGHDRPGIIAWTTDRLAALGLNIEDSSMTLLRGHFAMTLVCAGEVDAVGIKEALEPLGADGRLTVTVREVPVEKTAPVAAATPWVLTVHGGDRPGIVSTILREVARVEGNVTDLTTRLAGELYLLVAEVSLPAGVDAVVLEKTLKSAAAELGVGASLRPAEADEL
- the eno gene encoding phosphopyruvate hydratase, encoding MAAIEAVNAREILDSRGNPTVEVEVSLEDGSFGRAAVPSGASTGAFEAVELRDGTDRYLGKGVVKAVMGVIEKIAPAIEGLDADDQRLVDETMLKLDGTPNKANLGANAILGVSLAVAHAAAESANLPLFRYVGGPNAHVLPVPMMNILNGGAHADTNVDIQEFMIAPIGAATFGEALQQGAEVYHHLKAVLKAKGLATAVGDEGGFAPNLESNRAALDLITEAVEAAGLKVGEDIVFALDVAATEFHKDGFYTFEGQQKTAAEMSAYYTELVANYPIVSIEDPLDEDDWEGWKTLTDSIGDKTQLVGDDLFVTNVERLQRGIAGGQANAMLVKVNQIGSLTETLDAVELAHRAGYRNMMSHRSGETEDVTIADLAVATNCGQIKTGAPARSERVAKYNQLLRIEDHLGDAAKYAGRAAFPRFKG
- a CDS encoding DUF501 domain-containing protein, which produces MIDPADKKTIEAQLGREPRGIAGVGHRCPCGNPDVVATEPRLPNGTPFPTTYYLTCPTAASKIGTLEGGGVMKEMQERLGTDEELAAAYQAAHESYLADRAEIGKAAGLEVPEIEGISAGGMPNRVKCLHVLAGHALAKGPGVNPLGDEVLEMLGEWWKDGACVNACGSDDAAAGTETTEG
- a CDS encoding tetratricopeptide repeat protein; its protein translation is MIPPSPRTSLRLRLPLALAATALLAGCTSSPDEDDVAAAGALVEQGISQIAADIDAAARSFERALRLDPEEYLAHYNLGYLAQQADDTAEALAHYDDVLEINPEHGPTLYNSAILLEASDIEAAADRYRDAIAAQPDFAPAHMRLGFALTHLGRTAEAEAMLARGIELDPAMTAVEAPRFD
- a CDS encoding Bax inhibitor-1/YccA family protein; the encoded protein is MQSSNPVFTKNEAFNQPQQTGYTRQADPYGPYGDPSTWGTGAPVQQPSAGRMTIDSVVQKTGIVLGIIVAMAVVTWWYVGATDVLGQPTSEAITRMTTAAMVGGVAAFALSMVVSFKRAVSPGLVIAFAVAEGVALGAISKSFDLIFPESGIITSAVIGTIAAFAGTLAAYKYFGIKVTDKFRRGVIAAGFGVVAMSLIFFVLSLFGISVGTFDSGLGLLMSVAGLVLGIFFLILDFDSIEQGIAYGADEKMSWMSAFGLALSLVWIYTNLLRILAYFQND
- a CDS encoding FtsB family cell division protein, which gives rise to MIGTPVPGPAKRGAEASRPASAPQAVRRPLAGAGGRPPRRSRLTMRFFVLTVVVVILAVSFASSTRAYFDQRDTIQSLKDEIARREASIEKLEREKRRWQDPSYVKAQARKNLGYLMPGETGYQVLDENGEPLGAAAGLSDPDDVGTAERAAWWEDVWGSVELAGNPPEERGQAPAKIDGVKKNEQQENQ
- a CDS encoding Ppx/GppA phosphatase family protein; protein product: MTVSQPGTSDNGRIAAIDCGTNTIKLLIGALPDVDVRTSRMVRLGEGVDTTGRLSDAALERAFEAIDEYAGLLRVYGVPPERVRFCATSASRDASNSDVFVAGVRERMGVEPEVIPGEEEAQLAYSGAVRGLDLPADGTALVIDIGGGSTEFVLGNADGPFAWYSSDMGSVRMSERHLRSDPATPAEIAACVADVDAILDEVEAAGVDISSATTVVGIAGTFTTIAAGVLSLPAYDPTALEHVTLPVDITRAVCARLVEMTTAERLGLGFMHPGRADVIDAGAIVVDRVLARVTPATWTVSEADILEGIAWSVARRKNF
- the def gene encoding peptide deformylase; its protein translation is MSDENATPSAERIEGFNERVFAWSVDELGVEGKVLPVVTAPAAVLSTEGATVDPTSPEIVQLAADLVATMRVSPGCVGLAAPQVGEGVKVFCVDVSTHAKTRTHHGTYVLCNAELVESSRNQKAREGCMSVPDLTGDVKRASLVTVKGQLPGTGEWVTLRSDAFEARCLQHEMDHCNGYLFVDRVAGAHAIYQRQTYL
- a CDS encoding YybH family protein, encoding MNTLIANPERTALETAALMLDSLRDRSLEGVLDCFDTAEDVYVFIEGPRWSNKGGLNIHKGWRDYFEAPIALISWTWTEGPQVFESGDIATVCGSIEYLFEGNGEPRPLPMRMTWTVRRGEDRVWRIVHEHGSQPLADPYGTGDWLVEEQA
- a CDS encoding ABC transporter substrate-binding protein — its product is MRFASPQRRGVRLAALASVAALALTACGGTESTEKKSAGTPTAGGTITVDLTSEPSHLDPLKFNTLPASALSGLVYSTLYRWTEDGELVNDIATAAPSVSSDGLTVTIPIRDDVTFHDGSPLTAEDVKYTIEQVKNPDNASIWSAGLGPIAKVETPDDTTVVVHLERRHGVLQGMFAHVSIISADTPYVAGDTYAQTMNGSGPYKFVSWKRGQQVELERNEDYFLDDKAYADEIVLRTVKEDATRMVNIAQGNSDVMPMVPFNQIQALEGRGVKVEITESSAHMPTLFPSMKKGRPTADADFRKALAWAIDRGQIVDTVFKGVAEPASTLIATGTQHWNEELGHTYGEDADLAQAKKHLAASGVKAGTKLEVIVRNEPLSISAGTILQANFKALGLDVSLSPQEPAAYFGTLATGDFDLMLLPIDAGLSSGYTPFYEYSAYKSGSGGNYTGFSDAELDELLEAAVSDPADPDAAWAAVQQRELEVVPLIPTVTARYVEATSERLQGHSASSLFSLRDLDSSWVAAD